In Lycorma delicatula isolate Av1 chromosome 10, ASM4794821v1, whole genome shotgun sequence, a genomic segment contains:
- the LOC142331819 gene encoding quinone oxidoreductase-like protein 1, which yields MSSGKTGRSVFMELDNVGSSLCFVMFNEEKLPELGKYGVLIEVKACGLSLPTCDITALSQTLRKAGKKRLAAGQDVAGIVRSVGTDVTGLRIGDQVVGIIPLDYEQSGFAEKVVLQEFDIVLKPNSVNFVDAVGCIGEGVKSYLALHYLGRLVSGNTVLVINGASPLGSACIQLAHHWGARVIATCSSSDEKLYLQTLGSKLEQLVDIVEQRSELKAACLKQTANLGFDIIIDQRTTIPSQMKNILTDDINMTGGKVDDDTSNMLTNHEIISCLAVGGHWITTNPNMQLDPPHSQQLSLRCGTLGFLMDQAWLISGSFQGKYQHILMDLVEKISTYILRPNIHHTVNPDGLLEACQDISELNVGKIVFTTN from the exons ATGTCTTCGGGAAAAACGGGAAGATCTGTGTTTATGGAATTGGATAATGTTGGTTCCAGCCTATGCTTTGTGATGTTTAATGAG gaAAAGTTGCCAGAGCTTGGTAAATATGGCGTATTAATAGAAGTTAAAGCATGTGGATTGTCGTTACCTACTTGTGATATTACAGCATTAAGTCAGACACTTCGTAAAGCTGGCAAAAAACGTTTGGCTGCTGGTCAAGATGTTGCCGGTATTGTTAGGAGTGTTGGCACAGATGTGACTGGCCTCAGGATCGGTGATCAAGTTGTTG GTATTATACCTCTTGATTATGAGCAGTCTGGTTTTGCTGAAAAAGTTGTTTTACAGGAGTTTGATATCG tttTGAAACCTAATTCAGTTAATTTTGTGGATGCTGTTGGTTGTATCGGTGAAGGTGTAAAATCGTATCTCGCCTTACATTATCTTGGAAGACTGGTATCTGGTAATACAG tccttGTCATAAATGGCGCTAGTCCATTAGGTAGTGCTTGTATTCAATTAGCACATCATTGGGGTGCTAGAGTTATTGCTACATGTTCCTCATCTGATGAAAAACTGTACTTGCAAACATTAGGAAGTAAATTAG agcaATTGGTAGATATTGTTGAGCAGAGATCAGAACTGAAGGCTGCATGTCTGAAACAAACTGCAAACCTCGGTTTTGATATTATTATCGATCAAAGAACTACAATTCCTTCACAA atgaaaaatatattaacagatgATATTAATATGACTGGTGGTAAGGTAGATGATGATACTTCTAATATGTTGACTAATCATGAAATAATCTCTTGCCTGGCTGTTGGTGGACATTGGATTACTACCAATCCTAATATGCAg CTTGATCCGCCTCATTCACAACAGTTATCACTACGTTGTGGTACATTGGGTTTTTTGATGGACCAAGCTTGGCTGATATCTGGTAGTTTTCAAGGAAAATATCAGCACATATTAATGGACCTTGTTGAAAAAATATCTACTTATATTTTgag gccAAATATACATCATACTGTAAATCCAGATGGGCTGCTAGAAGCTTGTCAAGATATTAGTGAATTGAATGTTGGAAAAATTGTGTTCACAACAAATTGA